The following DNA comes from candidate division KSB1 bacterium.
AAATGCAGATATTCCCAACCGCCGAACAATAAAATCAGCGCAGCATAGAGTCTTTGCAATCCGACGGCTTGTTCATATCGGGTGTCATAGGAGATCAGCAGGACTATGGCGGCGATTAGGAATACCGCCCCCCAAACCAATTGTGCCGTACGATGAGCGCGCCATTTTAGACGGGCAACGAGTAACGTACCGGCAGCGGCGCCGAGCAGTCCGATGGCTGCTCCGGCCGCCACATCCGTCGGCCAATGCACACCGTCGACGATGCGCGCCCAGCCGACGACTGCGGCCAGCAACAAAGCCGCCGCTTTGGTCGGCACCTTTAGATAAGGCAATAAAACCCCAACGGTGCAAAAAATCGTTGCCGTATGACCGGAGGGAAACGATCGACGTCCCAACGCAGGGCCGATAATAGTCATTAGCGAGCGATCCAGGACAGCCGGAGGCCGCTGCACGCCGGTCCCAGATTTCAGTACAGTTACTATCAGCGTCACCAAGACTGCAGCCGTTAATGCGCTCCAAACAATTTGCGGATGACGGCGGAGCAACAAGATAAAAAAGACGGAAGCCACCAAGGTGTCGCCTAGAATGGTGAGGTTTGCCCAAAGAAAGGTGCCGGTGACGGCAGATACCCGATGCAGCAGCCAAAAAAGAGGAATATCGGCGTCCGCCAAACGAATGACCGCAGCCAGGGTCAACAACACTGCAGCACCGACGACATGCCATAAAAGCGTTTTTTTCACAATCCTCCCGAATTCTGTCTCGTTGTCATTTAATTACGAATTCTGAAAATGAATTGAGCCGGCACGATGCCGACCTTTCAGGGTCTTTTCCACTTTTAAGACCGAACGCTTTTGCAGACGCTCTTTGCAATGCAATGCATCAACAATCTCATCGAAAAATAATGGCGGCTTTCCTTCTCCACCTGATATATAAATCGACCGGGCGCATAACTTGTAACAACGATCCGGCGGCATTTCAGCAGCCTGCTGTTTCTACTCGGCGTTCTATTCGGAACTGATGCCTGGGTGCAAAACACGGTCTATATCGATGAACCAGCTAAAACTCGTTCAACCCGTACGGCAAAGGAAAACGTTTCAACAAAGTTCGGCATTCGTAAAAATAAAAGGTTTGCACCGGTATTCCGCCGCGCAGAATGACCAAAGAGTCGCTCAAAGTAATTGATCTAAAATAGTCGGCAAACGCCTTTTGTACATCGATGGGAAAGCGGGACGATGTGATCAGCACTCCGTCCTTGCCGCGCATGTCGAGTTTTGCATCCCAGAGAGCAAAACCGCGCGCATCATATGCATTAAAGCACATGACCGGCAGTTTACCTTTTACTGCCAAGTCAATCTCACCGCTTAGGAACCACTTGTGAGTAAACAAAAAGACATCGCGGTTTGCATACCGATCGATCAGTCGACGGCCGACCTGCGGCCAACCGACCATGTCGAGAGTGGCATCCATTCGGACGTCCTTTTCCGTGATCCAACCCCGTCGCGCCCACTTTTCCAAGTGCAGAATGCCGTAACGGGTGTGCAGGGCAGCCGTCAGCATCAAAAACGCAACAAATACAGCGGCTGCTTTCAGTAAACAAAGACGAACCCGGCTCTTTTCAAAGGAAAACCACTCTGCCAAGGGAATGAGCAAAACGATATAGCCGGGCAGAGTCCAGTGGGGCAAAATCGGCTTAAAGAAAGCGATGCCCAACATCAAGGATGTCGGCAGCACGCCGAATAACAGGAAAAAAAGCGGCCTTTTTCCTCCTTTTAAAGCGCTTTTGACAACATTCACAATAACGATCAGCATCGGGAAAAAGAGAAAAGGCGTCAGGTAACCGGCCTGTCCGCCCAAGGCCTGCAGAAACTTTTGCAGGGAGAAGGTGCCGCCGGCTGCGCGCGCCCCTTGAAAAGCAAAGCTGATGAAATCGTGCCGTACGTTCCAGACTATGACAGGCAAAAATGCGGCAAATGCCGTCAGCCCATACCAATAGACGCCGAGACGCAAAAATTCTCGGTGACAGCAAAGAATCAAGAACAAGGCGGCGCCGAGGCCCAACAGCGCGCCGTGATATTTGGAGAGCATGGCCAAGCCGGTTAGGACACCGGCCACGAGCCAGTTAATGAGCGTAAACTCCTCTCGAATGAAAATGCGATGAAAGAGCAATAAAGTCGCACACCAAAAAAAGAGCAGACCGGCATCGGGGAGAATCATGGTACCTGCCCCGATGAAAAAAAGCGGCGTGCTGTTCAACAACAGCAAAACGTAAAAAGCCCGCGATTCGTCCGTCAGTTGGAGTGCCAAGCGATAGAGCAGCAGGCTCGAAGCGGTAAAAAGCAGAACGGCGCCCAGACGAATGGTAAAAGGGGAAGCAAGGCCGGTCAAATAGGGAAAAAAGCCGGCTAAAAATCCTACAAAAGGCGGATGGTCGAAATAGCTGAGATCGGGGCGAATCGAATAGCTGTAGTAATAGGCTTCATCGAAACCGGCGCCCAAAAAAGCCGCCAATCCCAAACGTACGGCGAGCGAAACGAAAAGCACGATCCAAACCCTTTTCGGCAGGTTGAGTCGGGTTTGCCCGTAAGTGTAGTAATAATTGGCAACAAAGTTGAACACCATGCCGCAGCCTATGGCCAAAAGATTGGCGATCAAAAAAGGAATGCCCGCCCATTCTTTGAAAAGGAGCAGCATGGTCATGGTGATAAAGATCGAACTAAAGGCAGTCGATGCGTTGTAGCGCAAAAGCCGGCTTAAAAAGCTGCCGCGCCGTCGATCCGACCAGGTCCAACGATCATTCAGTAAAAAATTGGTGATGATCGAGGTTTCGATGGCAATAAACGAGCAGAGATAAAAGGGAAGTTTGGTCTTTGTCGCCAACAGCCACAGTAGGCCGCTGTTGACGAAAACGCCGGAGATTCCGACGGCCCCGAATTTTAACAGACGAAGAAACTCAAACGGCAACTTGAAAAACTGCATTCGCCTCCCGAGCAAAGTCAAAATTAATTCGACAATAAAAAGCCCATATCATCTTTACGGATATGAACGCCGTGTCTTTAACAAAACCCGCTTCGACTCATTTTTTCATCTTTGTTCGACAGCCCCCCAAACACGGCAAGAATGACTAGAAAAATCTTCTTCCATTGCCTGCAGCAAAATGAACGAAAATTAAAGTCTATGACCAGGTTGGCCGATCCGCATTTTTCCGGCTTTTGCAAGTTTCTTGGTCAATTTTTGAAAAATATTGCTAAATTCCAATACCCAACCGCGGGTTAGAAACATTTTCCCTACTTTAGCCGTTGCTTTTGCCGGACCCACAATCGCACGGAGGTTGAACATGAAAATTCGGTTTTTCGCTGTCGCCCTGGTCATATTTCCATTTCTCATCAACGCCCAAGAGAAAGGCTTGAAGGATTACTTTCAAAACGATTTTCTGATCGGCACCGCTCCCGGCTTTAATTTTGAAAAAAATGAGAACCTCGTTGCGCTGATAAAAAAGCATTTTAACGTGCTGACGCCGGAAAATCAAATGAAATGGGAACCGATCCATCCGCAGCCCGACCGCTGGGAGTTTGCCGCTGCCGATACATTGGTCAACTTTG
Coding sequences within:
- a CDS encoding phosphatase PAP2 family protein, which encodes MKKTLLWHVVGAAVLLTLAAVIRLADADIPLFWLLHRVSAVTGTFLWANLTILGDTLVASVFFILLLRRHPQIVWSALTAAVLVTLIVTVLKSGTGVQRPPAVLDRSLMTIIGPALGRRSFPSGHTATIFCTVGVLLPYLKVPTKAAALLLAAVVGWARIVDGVHWPTDVAAGAAIGLLGAAAGTLLVARLKWRAHRTAQLVWGAVFLIAAIVLLISYDTRYEQAVGLQRLYAALILLFGGWEYLHLLRNRTHKAVGLGDQSIT
- a CDS encoding GtrA family protein, which encodes MQFFKLPFEFLRLLKFGAVGISGVFVNSGLLWLLATKTKLPFYLCSFIAIETSIITNFLLNDRWTWSDRRRGSFLSRLLRYNASTAFSSIFITMTMLLLFKEWAGIPFLIANLLAIGCGMVFNFVANYYYTYGQTRLNLPKRVWIVLFVSLAVRLGLAAFLGAGFDEAYYYSYSIRPDLSYFDHPPFVGFLAGFFPYLTGLASPFTIRLGAVLLFTASSLLLYRLALQLTDESRAFYVLLLLNSTPLFFIGAGTMILPDAGLLFFWCATLLLFHRIFIREEFTLINWLVAGVLTGLAMLSKYHGALLGLGAALFLILCCHREFLRLGVYWYGLTAFAAFLPVIVWNVRHDFISFAFQGARAAGGTFSLQKFLQALGGQAGYLTPFLFFPMLIVIVNVVKSALKGGKRPLFFLLFGVLPTSLMLGIAFFKPILPHWTLPGYIVLLIPLAEWFSFEKSRVRLCLLKAAAVFVAFLMLTAALHTRYGILHLEKWARRGWITEKDVRMDATLDMVGWPQVGRRLIDRYANRDVFLFTHKWFLSGEIDLAVKGKLPVMCFNAYDARGFALWDAKLDMRGKDGVLITSSRFPIDVQKAFADYFRSITLSDSLVILRGGIPVQTFYFYECRTLLKRFPLPYGLNEF